CCTTTAAATGAATAATTTAAAACTATTCGCTGTCTTAATGCTTCATGTGCTTGTCTATTCAACTGTATAATTAATTGTGTTTGTCCAGACAATATAAGTAATGCATAATTTTTTGTGTCCATGTCAAAATTAAATATAATACGTAAATCATCAAGGATTGAGTTGCTTATGAACTGGGCCTCATCAACGATGATAACGGGAGTTATGTTCTTTGAATGATAACTTAATATTACATCCTGTATCTGGCGAAACATATCACATTTTCTATGCTTCGGTATTAATCCGAGACCGTCAGATAAATACCTGTAAAAATCCATAACGGTAAGTGTTGATATTGGTATGTATACAACCTTGTACATATTAGGATTTAAAGAATTTACAAAGCATTTTAGTGTATATGACTTACCAGATCCAGGTGCATTTGTCAAGTGAAAGATGCGCCAAATTTCAATCGAATTTTCCTCCACTTAGTGTATAAAAAATTAAGCAATATTCTGACTCTTTATCCATTCCTCCGTTTCTTTAAGTCTATATGAATTTCCATTCATATTTACTAAATAGGCTTTATGTGTTAGTCTATCTACCATCGCTGCTGTCATCACTGGATCTTGAAATATTTCAGCCCACCTTTCAAATGATAAGTTTGTTGTTATTATCGTTGATTTTCTTCCTGCTCTTAATGATAAGTTTGTAAATAAAAGCTCAGATCCCTCTTTGTCAAAAGAGATATAGCCAAGTTCGTCTGCTATTACTAGATCGTATTTCGCAAATTTGTTTTCAAAAGTGTGTAATGTTCTTTCTGATCTACTTTCTTTTAATTGATTTATTAAAGTTGGAATTGTTGTGAATAGTACTCTATATCCTGCCAAACAAGCTTTTATGCCTAGTCCTATTGCTATATGTGTTTTGCCTGTACCTGGATTTCCTGCAAGTATTACATTTTGTCCATTCTTAATAAATTCAAGTGAACTTAATATCTTTAATTTTCTATTCGCATCATCTGGTAGATACTCTACTTTTAGGTCTTCTAGATATTTTTTGTATGGAAAATTAGCTAGTCTTATACGATTTTCTTTCGCATGTTCCTGTCTTAGATCATATTCTTTCTGGAGCAATCCGTATAAGTATTCTTCATAGCTTATATCTCTTGCTGCAGCATCTTTTGTATCTTCTCTAAAATATTTCTTTATCCCTGGTAGTTTTAAGCTTGTTGCAAATTGTTCTATTTCTTTTGATATTTCTTTTTTATTCATTTTAAATGACGGCCTCCTCTTTGAAATTTTCGGCCTCTTTAGGTATTAAATTGCCGAATTCTTTCAGCATTTCTTTTGATTTATCTTCTATTTCATTATTTGTTTTTGTCTTTTCTATATATTCATCAACCTTTCTTTCGCATATTATTTTTATTTTATCTGTTGTAATATCAATTGGATCTATTTTTCTCAATTTCTCAATAGCATCAAGTATTTTTTGCATACCTACTATACCTACATATTGCAAGAGATCTATGAATTCTTTCTCCCTGGTGGTATAATAGGTATGGTAGATATTTTGCAACCTTGGGTCTGCCTGTTTAAGCGCTGTGCTTGAAGGCAGGGCCCCAGGTTTTTTCTTTAGTGTATTCAAGTAGTGCTCTATTTTTATTGACCATTCGTTAAATCCGTATATTCGCTCATGTTCGGCAATTTTTACATTGTCATAATAGCAAAGTATTTTATGCGAATATATTTTTGTAAATATGATTTTACCGACATAAGCATCCGGTACAGAATAATGACATGAGTCTATAACTATTGTTGAATATTTATCTGCCCGCAAGTCTTCACATCTTGCTGCATCAAATGGTGGTAATTGCGGCAGCAAATACGGTCTCTCTTCTTCAAGTATCTCTGCAGGTGACTTGTTGTCTTTTAAATGATTTTTTGTATTATTCAGCTTTTTACATACTTCATAAAGATAGTTATTAGCTTCTTCCAATGAGTCAAAGTAGTCTTTATTAGAAAATGCCTTTCTTCTTATAAATTCTACGCTTCTTTCAACGTGTCCTTTTTCATTGCCTCGATATGTATTGCAAAATCTAAATTTAAAGCAGTAATATATTGATAGTTTTAAAAGTCCTTTTGTTGGTTCTTTTTCACTCCTTCCTACAAATTTTTTAACCATAACTTTTGCATTGTCATATACTACAGTATGATAAACGCCTTTTATATCTTCAAAGAATGATACATGTGCTTCTTGAAAGCATGAAGTATCTTGTTTTGGAAAAAGTTTTGCAAATCTGTAATTGCCTTTGGCACTTGTAAATACCGCCATCTGAAATGTTTTTAACTCGCTTTTTATAAATAATTTGACTTCGCCCCAGTCGAATTCACACACATCTCCAAGTTGATATTCCGCCTTTATATATGCTTCTTTTTGCTCATTTAATATCTTATTTATTGCTTGGCAAACGGATGTATAACCTATGTCATAGCCTTCTTCTCTTAAGGCATTATATATATCAATTTTCTTTTTTTGTTGTTTGGACTGTCCTAAATACCTTTTTTGCTCATTTTCTCTAAGATAAAATTTTATGCGATTTATCACTTCCTCAGTTAACTTTATCTTATGCCTGTTTTCGATATTGTACTTAGGTTTCTCAATTATGTCATCAATAATCTCTTGAATATCTGTATTTCCATCTATTTTCCATTCATTTATCAAGTCCCTTCTCTTTTCTTCATATTTTTTAATATATTTTCTAATAACTTTTCTATCAATACCAGTTTCTCTAGATATCTGTCTTTGAGATTTACCATCTCTTATATATGATAATATTATTTCCTGTTTGTCTTTCAAAGAAATCAACTCCATCACTCCCTCATGTATTTTATTACATGAGAGAAATTTTATCTTAAAGTGGGGGATTTTTCAACTGAAATACTGGGGTACTTTTAGTGTAACATAGACACCAGGATCTCCTGTTATTAACCCAAATCCTTTTTTATCTTTTAAAAATTCTAATCTGCTCATTGCTTGTATATAATCCTGTGATTTGTAGTGATATTTCACATCACAGTCTTTAGAAAATGGATTAAATGTTAATCCATAATATACATTGAACATTGTTTTTCCTTCTTTCTTCATTTACAAAGAAAAGTCTATTTCTTTTCTTTTTATCTTAGAATTATCAATTTTGTTTACTGGATGTATTGTTTGTAAGAGCTTACCGTCTTCGCTAAAAATATATGCTTTATCAAGTGATTTTGGGTAATATCGTATATTTACATAATCACCGATATATTGCATTGGTACTTCAAATTTAACTTTTTCTATTGATACTGTCGCATCTTTAATTACACGCCTTTTAACTCTATAGAGAAATATGTTATCAAGTTCTTCCTTAGAATTTATGAATTTCATCGTGTCTGTATATTTAATGAATTTCTCTATGGGCTTCATATTTATTGATGAATGTACTGTTTGATGATATATTCCTTCGATATATTTATTCAAGTTCTCATTCAATTCGTCTATGGAAGATATTTTCTGCCAATCAAATCCATACATCCATTGGTCTTTTAATGTCCTGAAAAACCTTTCAATTTTTCCTTTTTTATGTTAAGATTAACATAAAAAAGGTTATGTTAAGAATTCCGTTATGTAAAGAAGTGATTGTAACCTTCAATACATAACGGAATTTTAGATTTTATTTCTTTACATAATCATCTGCGATTAAAATTTTTAAGCCAATCTTTCAATCTTGTATTGTTATCCCATTCTGCATCTTCCTTTGGAACTATTTCCTTGCTTGCTGCTTCGATAGCTTCTCTTTTTTTTGTTGCGTCGGCTCTGGCATATACTTCAGTGGTCTTGACACTTACATGTCCGAGAAGATCCCTGATATATATCAAATCAACTCCGGAATCTACAAGACCCATTGCTGTTGTGTGCCTCATTTTATGTGGACTGAAATCTTCAGGAATCAAATCTGGTTTTTTAATTCTGGCCAAATCAGCATATTTTTTGATAATATAATTTATACCTTGACGTTTAAATTGTTCTTTCATGTGGTTTTTAAAAAGCCAGTCATTTAGACGATATTCTTTATCAAGACCATATCTTACAATATAATCTTCAAGTATCTTTACTGTATTGCTTACCAGTGGTACATATCTACTTTTTTGGCCTTTTCCATGAACTAAAAGCGTTGCTGGGTAATGTAGTGATATATCTTTAACTTTGATATTGATCAATTCACTTACCCGGATACCTGTCGTATATAACAATGTCAGCATTGTATAATTACGAAAACCACTTCTGGTATTGATATTTATTTGTTCAAACAGTAGTTTAACACCTTCCGTTTTAAGATATGAAATCTCTTTCTGTGGGGCTTTTTTTATCGGTATGCCTAAAATAAGTTGAAACTCAACTAAATAATCCGGAAACTCATACATCAAATAACTGATAAAACTGTTCAATGCGGTCTGTCGTTGATTTCGTGTTGCGACTGAGTTTTTTCGTTTTGCCTGTAACCATTCAAGGAATTCCAGTACTGTATGGTAAGTCAAGTCAGATATTTCTATCGAATCGGCCGGAGTGCCTTTCTCCTCCA
This portion of the Thermoanaerobacterium sp. RBIITD genome encodes:
- the istB gene encoding IS21-like element helper ATPase IstB, whose amino-acid sequence is MNKKEISKEIEQFATSLKLPGIKKYFREDTKDAAARDISYEEYLYGLLQKEYDLRQEHAKENRIRLANFPYKKYLEDLKVEYLPDDANRKLKILSSLEFIKNGQNVILAGNPGTGKTHIAIGLGIKACLAGYRVLFTTIPTLINQLKESRSERTLHTFENKFAKYDLVIADELGYISFDKEGSELLFTNLSLRAGRKSTIITTNLSFERWAEIFQDPVMTAAMVDRLTHKAYLVNMNGNSYRLKETEEWIKSQNIA
- the istA gene encoding IS21 family transposase; translated protein: MELISLKDKQEIILSYIRDGKSQRQISRETGIDRKVIRKYIKKYEEKRRDLINEWKIDGNTDIQEIIDDIIEKPKYNIENRHKIKLTEEVINRIKFYLRENEQKRYLGQSKQQKKKIDIYNALREEGYDIGYTSVCQAINKILNEQKEAYIKAEYQLGDVCEFDWGEVKLFIKSELKTFQMAVFTSAKGNYRFAKLFPKQDTSCFQEAHVSFFEDIKGVYHTVVYDNAKVMVKKFVGRSEKEPTKGLLKLSIYYCFKFRFCNTYRGNEKGHVERSVEFIRRKAFSNKDYFDSLEEANNYLYEVCKKLNNTKNHLKDNKSPAEILEEERPYLLPQLPPFDAARCEDLRADKYSTIVIDSCHYSVPDAYVGKIIFTKIYSHKILCYYDNVKIAEHERIYGFNEWSIKIEHYLNTLKKKPGALPSSTALKQADPRLQNIYHTYYTTREKEFIDLLQYVGIVGMQKILDAIEKLRKIDPIDITTDKIKIICERKVDEYIEKTKTNNEIEDKSKEMLKEFGNLIPKEAENFKEEAVI
- a CDS encoding ATP-binding protein, with protein sequence MTNAPGSGKSYTLKCFVNSLNPNMYKVVYIPISTLTVMDFYRYLSDGLGLIPKHRKCDMFRQIQDVILSYHSKNITPVIIVDEAQFISNSILDDLRIIFNFDMDTKNYALLILSGQTQLIIQLNRQAHEALRQRIVLNYSFKGFKQRRNKRIYNIQIKMCRMQMKQYLLMTQLN
- a CDS encoding tyrosine-type recombinase/integrase, with translation MKTAKFAYYLNKFFTVYLPNTNGSTPMTIDSYRYAFILFLTFMEEKGTPADSIEISDLTYHTVLEFLEWLQAKRKNSVATRNQRQTALNSFISYLMYEFPDYLVEFQLILGIPIKKAPQKEISYLKTEGVKLLFEQININTRSGFRNYTMLTLLYTTGIRVSELINIKVKDISLHYPATLLVHGKGQKSRYVPLVSNTVKILEDYIVRYGLDKEYRLNDWLFKNHMKEQFKRQGINYIIKKYADLARIKKPDLIPEDFSPHKMRHTTAMGLVDSGVDLIYIRDLLGHVSVKTTEVYARADATKKREAIEAASKEIVPKEDAEWDNNTRLKDWLKNFNRR
- a CDS encoding Mu transposase C-terminal domain-containing protein → MYGFDWQKISSIDELNENLNKYIEGIYHQTVHSSINMKPIEKFIKYTDTMKFINSKEELDNIFLYRVKRRVIKDATVSIEKVKFEVPMQYIGDYVNIRYYPKSLDKAYIFSEDGKLLQTIHPVNKIDNSKIKRKEIDFSL